From a region of the Bombus pascuorum chromosome 17, iyBomPasc1.1, whole genome shotgun sequence genome:
- the LOC132915511 gene encoding FMRFamide-related peptides-like isoform X1 produces the protein MKSSLTSLYVLSFICNWALVSSSILTPIKADGSLRIFKDGPNDFEYALKRHDVDRSSEDSDSKERRSSVGSSFIRYGRSDLDGNIERVSNSDGDGSSKVNRYPRWKSPDIIIRFGRSGFKNLNDDTHYRHGRNNLNFLRYGRNVQIYPLEIDMTTMCSDLLSNDEINDLHPYEARLLRLCNILNNSDMEHRNSPDFLEDRLGSKHN, from the exons ATG aagAGCTCATTAACATCGTTGTATGTGCTGTCCTTCATTTGCAACTGGGCGCTGGTTTCTTCCTCCATATTAACCCCCATAAAGGCTGATGGAAGTTTGAGGATCTTCAAGGATGGGCCCAATGACTTCGAATACGCGCTGAAGAGGCATGACGTTGATAGAAGCTCGGAAGATTCTGATTCAAAAGAACGACGAAGCAGCGTGGGGTCCTCTTTCATTAGATACGGTCGCAGCGATCTGGACGGAAATATAGAGAGAGTTTCCAACAGCGATGGCGATGGTAGCTCGAAGGTGAACAGGTATCCTCGTTGGAAGTCACCGGATATCATCATTAGGTTTGGTCGATCGGGCTTCAAGAACCTGAACGACGACACACATTACAGACACGGAAGAAATAACTTGAATTTTCTCAG ATACGGCCGGAACGTACAGATTTATCCCCTAGAAATCGACATGACTACGATGTGCTCCGATCTACTGTCCAATGACGAAATCAACGATCTTCATCCGTACGAGGCGAGGTTGCTTCGTCTGTGTAACATTTTGAACAACAGCGATATGGAACATAGAAACAGTCCGGACTTCTTAGAAGACCGACTCGGTTCGAAACACAATTAG
- the LOC132915511 gene encoding FMRFamide-related peptides-like isoform X2: MSSLTSLYVLSFICNWALVSSSILTPIKADGSLRIFKDGPNDFEYALKRHDVDRSSEDSDSKERRSSVGSSFIRYGRSDLDGNIERVSNSDGDGSSKVNRYPRWKSPDIIIRFGRSGFKNLNDDTHYRHGRNNLNFLRYGRNVQIYPLEIDMTTMCSDLLSNDEINDLHPYEARLLRLCNILNNSDMEHRNSPDFLEDRLGSKHN, translated from the exons ATG AGCTCATTAACATCGTTGTATGTGCTGTCCTTCATTTGCAACTGGGCGCTGGTTTCTTCCTCCATATTAACCCCCATAAAGGCTGATGGAAGTTTGAGGATCTTCAAGGATGGGCCCAATGACTTCGAATACGCGCTGAAGAGGCATGACGTTGATAGAAGCTCGGAAGATTCTGATTCAAAAGAACGACGAAGCAGCGTGGGGTCCTCTTTCATTAGATACGGTCGCAGCGATCTGGACGGAAATATAGAGAGAGTTTCCAACAGCGATGGCGATGGTAGCTCGAAGGTGAACAGGTATCCTCGTTGGAAGTCACCGGATATCATCATTAGGTTTGGTCGATCGGGCTTCAAGAACCTGAACGACGACACACATTACAGACACGGAAGAAATAACTTGAATTTTCTCAG ATACGGCCGGAACGTACAGATTTATCCCCTAGAAATCGACATGACTACGATGTGCTCCGATCTACTGTCCAATGACGAAATCAACGATCTTCATCCGTACGAGGCGAGGTTGCTTCGTCTGTGTAACATTTTGAACAACAGCGATATGGAACATAGAAACAGTCCGGACTTCTTAGAAGACCGACTCGGTTCGAAACACAATTAG